One Solanum pennellii chromosome 10, SPENNV200 genomic region harbors:
- the LOC107002267 gene encoding probable serine/threonine-protein kinase PBL7 has product MGWFPCSGPSKQTSKKKNSVDSGRHSTDKLKSKNSLRSKEVDKDAGSNQIAAKTFIFRDLAAATKNFRGDYLLGEGGFGRVYKGVIESNQVVAIKQLDRNGLQGNREFLVEVLMLSLLHHPNLVNLIGYCADGDQRLLVYEYMPLGSLEDHLHDPTPGKERLDWNTRMKIAAGAAKGLEYLHSASPPVIYRDLKCSNILLGEGYHAKLSDFGLAKLGPVGDNTHVSTRVMGTYGYCAPEYAMTGQLTLKSDVYSFGVVLLEIITGRKAIESSKTGGDFNLVIWARPLFKDRRKFSQMADPMLQGHYPVRGMYQALAVAAMCVQEQPNMRPVIADVVTALTYLASQKFDHETRGGIQTSRPGPATSPRMKRW; this is encoded by the exons atgggTTGGTTTCCTTGTTCTGGACCATCCAAACAGAcctcaaagaagaaaaattcagtCGATTCGGGCCGGCACTCTACTG ATAAGTTGAAATCAAAGAATTCATTACGCTCAAAGGAAGTTGATAAGGATGCAGGGTCCAACCAAATTGCAGCCAAGACTTTTATATTTCGTGATTTAGCAGCTGCAACAAAAAATTTCCGAGGTGATTATCTTCTTGGAGAAGGAGGCTTTGGTAGAGTTTACAAAGGGGTGATCGAGTCCAATCAG GTCGTCGCCATCAAGCAACTAGATCGTAATGGATTGCAGGGCAACAGGGAATTTCTTGTCGAAGTGCTGATGTTAAGTCTGTTACACCATCCTAACCTTGTAAATCTAATTGGCTATTGTGCTGATGGAGATCAGAGACTTCTGGTCTACGAATATATGCCATTAGGATCATTGGAGGACCATCTTCATG ATCCTACGCCAGGTAAGGAACGGCTAGATTGGAACACAAGAATGAAAATTGCTGCCGGAGCAGCAAAAGGATTGGAATATCTACACAGTGCAAGTCCCCCTGTAATATATCGTGATTTGAAATGCTCCAACATTTTACTTGGTGAGGGTTATCACGCGAAGCTCTCTGACTTCGGGTTGGCCAAATTGGGGCCTGTAGGGGATAACACCCATGTTTCTACAAGAGTTATGGGTACTTATGGGTACTGTGCACCAGAGTATGCCATGACAGGACAATTGACTTTGAAGTCAGATGTTTACAGCTTTGGGGTAGTCCTCCTGGAGATTATTACAGGCAGGAAAGCAATTGAAAGTTCAAAAACTGGAGGAGATTTCAATCTGGTTATATGG GCAAGACCATTGTTCAAAGATCGGAGGAAGTTCTCACAGATGGCTGATCCTATGCTACAAGGCCATTATCCAGTAAGAGGCATGTACCAAGCTCTAGCAGTTGCAGCAATGTGTGTTCAGGAGCAACCTAACATGCGTCCAGTCATAGCAGACGTTGTCACGGCTTTGACTTACCTTGCTTCACAAAAGTTTGACCATGAAACCCGAGGGGGCATCCAAACTTCACGGCCAGGACCTGCTACTTCACCTAGGATGAAACGATGGTGA